Proteins co-encoded in one Chloroflexota bacterium genomic window:
- a CDS encoding glycoside hydrolase family 13 protein encodes MAPDWVPDAIFYQIFPDRFCNGDPSNDPPGTEPWGNLPNRDNFFGGDLAGILEKLDYLQDLGVNALYLNPIFRARTNHKYDTCDYFEVDPAFGNNDLLKELVRELHHRDMRIILDGVFNHCGDGFWAFEDVKTRGAASPYADWFIVRSYPIRASPLSYYTCGGASYLPKLNLNHRPAREYVLKVAKYWLEEAGIDGWRLDSPCRIPLAFWRKFRAAVKAVNPQAYLVGEIWRDAGPWVRGDVFDGITNYRLRELILDYCVAGMLDAEDFAFEVDMLHQALGNAAPVMLNLLGSHDTPRILTVVRGDVDRLLVAVAFLMTTVGVPLIYYGDEIGLCGDMDPDCRRTMIWDEARWDRRIYDAYRKLINLRRAHPALRRGRFETLLAFDGVYAYRRVYEGDEVVVILNPKSAVVNLAIPTGSDTGVWYDLWAHQKRTTTNGVLLFNRVPAVSFTILVPSALEV; translated from the coding sequence GTGGCGCCGGACTGGGTGCCAGACGCCATCTTCTATCAGATTTTCCCGGACCGGTTCTGCAATGGAGACCCATCAAACGACCCGCCCGGCACAGAGCCCTGGGGCAACCTACCTAACCGAGACAATTTCTTCGGAGGCGATCTAGCTGGGATCCTTGAAAAACTGGATTACTTGCAGGACCTCGGCGTCAACGCCCTGTACCTCAACCCAATCTTCCGGGCGCGGACCAACCACAAATACGATACCTGCGATTACTTCGAGGTAGACCCGGCCTTTGGCAACAACGACCTGCTGAAGGAACTGGTCCGTGAATTGCACCACCGTGATATGCGGATCATCTTGGACGGTGTGTTCAATCACTGTGGCGACGGGTTCTGGGCATTTGAGGACGTGAAAACACGAGGTGCTGCCTCACCCTATGCGGATTGGTTCATTGTGCGGTCGTATCCGATTCGTGCCAGCCCGCTCTCTTATTACACTTGTGGCGGTGCCTCGTACCTGCCGAAACTGAACTTGAACCATCGGCCGGCACGGGAATATGTCCTAAAGGTCGCCAAGTATTGGTTGGAAGAGGCTGGGATTGATGGTTGGCGGCTGGACTCGCCCTGCAGAATCCCGCTCGCGTTCTGGAGAAAATTCCGCGCTGCGGTGAAGGCGGTGAACCCCCAGGCCTATCTGGTCGGCGAGATCTGGCGCGACGCTGGTCCCTGGGTCCGAGGAGATGTATTTGATGGCATCACCAACTATCGCCTGCGTGAGTTGATCCTGGACTACTGTGTTGCGGGTATGCTGGATGCTGAAGACTTCGCCTTCGAGGTAGACATGCTGCACCAAGCCCTGGGCAATGCGGCGCCCGTCATGCTCAATCTGTTGGGCAGCCACGACACACCACGCATTCTCACTGTCGTCCGGGGCGACGTGGATCGTTTGTTGGTCGCCGTGGCGTTTCTGATGACTACCGTAGGGGTGCCCCTCATCTATTACGGTGATGAGATCGGCCTGTGTGGCGATATGGACCCGGACTGCCGGCGAACGATGATCTGGGACGAGGCGCGGTGGGATCGCCGCATTTACGACGCGTACCGCAAACTGATCAATTTGCGGCGGGCGCACCCCGCATTGCGGCGCGGCCGCTTTGAGACGCTACTTGCTTTCGATGGAGTCTACGCATATCGGCGTGTGTATGAGGGGGATGAGGTGGTTGTCATCTTGAACCCCAAATCCGCCGTCGTGAACCTAGCAATCCCCACAGGCAGCGATACTGGCGTGTGGTATGACCTGTGGGCGCATCAAAAACGAACCACCACCAACGGTGTGCTTCTGTTCAACCGTGTGCCTGCTGTCAGTTTCACCATCCTGGTGCCATCTGCTCTCGAGGTGTAG